The sequence TTTTTTGCCCACCTGCCACAGTGGCAGGTGGATGCCAAATTTTACCAGCCACTTTTATTTTTTACCTGCCACCTTTTTCCAGAAATCAAATTTATAAAAGAAAATGCACTAGCATATTTTGAATTGCtctaataggcctacattcttTTTCATTATTAAAATTGGAGATTGGCAAATGGAAATGTACTATATAAGTAAACGTACCTTGCCTTAATGGTGAACAAAACAGACTGCCTCTTGTGTGACCGACTATCTAAAACAAAAGACTGTCTCTAATCAAAATAGAAGTAAACTAGATAAAACATTTGATCAGACAGTTAAAGGTCTACATGTTTAatgtacaaaacaaaaaaaacattaaaaaacatCTGTAGTGTGAAATAGTTTCCATCTTTTGACATGTTACATTtctttaaatttacatttatttattttaagtgcAAACAGATCGTGTTCAGATATCAATTAATTCATAACTCATCTCTCAGTAAAATAATAAAGTGTCACTTTAGTCTTGTTCAgagtcatcctcctcctcagacgTTTCACTGTCATCTTCAAGTTGGGTCTTCCTCTTCTTGGCTCCTCTTTCCATGAAGTCTGGCCTCCTGACGCTGGCCTGATGCCACAGCTGGATGGCtgagtctggatcaaagtcttCAATGTTAGGGCTGGTTAGCTGCACTGTGAGCAGGTCAGATAGTGTGTCCGACCTTAAACCTGACCTCCAGACACTCTTCACTTGTTTCATCAAATTGAAACCCCGCTCACAGTCTGCTGTGGATGATGGAATACAGAGTACTATGTCAACAAGCTGAAGGAAATCAGGGCACTGGCCTCCCAGTCTCTGGTTTATCTCTGGCCAGGtcatctgctccatgttctcaTGCTGCTGGTACAAACTGCTCTTGAGGAACGTCCACTGGTCTGGAATCAGATCCAAATCGGCCCCAGAGGAAGCCAATTGTGGACCAAAGTGCTTCATAAGACAATCCACATCTGCATCTCCAAaatctgcagacacacacaaggaaaaCTTAAGGTAGCACAAACAGTAAAAGGTTTCAACTTAACGATTTAGAATACGTATGTTGAATGTGCTTAATAATAACCTTCACGTGTGTCTGCTTTCGGCCAGCTTGTGATATCCACCAGTTTGGAAGCATGTAGTACTCCAGAGCTGAAGTCACAAAATCGTGTCGCCATACTGCTGCAAAATGTGTCTATCAGCTTGTCTTTTTTGGAGTTCACACCAGCCAGGGAGAGGTCCCTCTCTGGGTACTGCCAAGGTAACACCCTCAAATGTGGTTGGATCTTCTAAGAATGACCTAAGCCTGGGTCCGGGTCTTAGAACACAACAAAGCACAATGTTTTATTcattatatttaaaaatattctgcctcacacacatgcacgcacacctaCCTGTTCTTGTGTTTAGTTAAGACAGCCTGTGTGGCTATCAGGCTGCTCTGAACCTCTGCCACtgttatacagtgccctccaaaagtattggaacagtgaggcgaattcctttatttttgctgtagactgaaaacatttgggcttgacatcaaataatgaacgtgagaccagagatcaacgtttcagcttttatttccaggtatttacatcaggatctgatgcacaactaagaaaatatcacattttgtttgaatccacccatttgtcatgtgatcaaaagtattggaacagatatacttaaaacatatttaagtgaataagacttaatatttagttgcaaatcctttgctttcaataactgcagcaagtctgtgacccattgacgtcaccaaacttttgcattcttcctttttgatgctttcccaggctttcactgcagcctctttcagttgttgtttg comes from Hypomesus transpacificus isolate Combined female chromosome 2, fHypTra1, whole genome shotgun sequence and encodes:
- the LOC124480102 gene encoding zinc finger protein 862-like, producing MATRFCDFSSGVLHASKLVDITSWPKADTREDFGDADVDCLMKHFGPQLASSGADLDLIPDQWTFLKSSLYQQHENMEQMTWPEINQRLGGQCPDFLQLVDIVLCIPSSTADCERGFNLMKQVKSVWRSGLRSDTLSDLLTVQLTSPNIEDFDPDSAIQLWHQASVRRPDFMERGAKKRKTQLEDDSETSEEEDDSEQD